Proteins from a genomic interval of Centroberyx gerrardi isolate f3 chromosome 23, fCenGer3.hap1.cur.20231027, whole genome shotgun sequence:
- the LOC139912649 gene encoding zinc finger BED domain-containing protein 5-like has protein sequence MCFFFFVSCSLLCEQVFSNEAMKPSRLKEHLTKIHPDKADKERPFFQALKEKHGRSTISSLFARKTSQNDSGLVASYNISLLMVDRRRINEMGADTEEQLCAILRDSPFSLQLDETTTSDNNALLMAYVHYKASNSQEMAEEFLFSKYLETDTKGQTIFNALYTYLQEKSIPITNILACATDGAPSMVGRYRGFTALLKEQVPQILTVHCVLHRHNLVAKSKSPPLHESLNVAVKAINKIKAHALNDRLFRQLCQENDETFERLLLHTDVRWLSKGNCLARFCELFDSIVEFLEEVDAALGEKVSSSRCDIMYLADFFEKMNEVTLKLQGNGVTLVQCKAVIRSLTSRLDLYRQSIGRRQFAHFPQLTKVSEALTDDRLLIYTDHLRMVKADMEIRFRDLLNLDVPVWVVQPFQADVTKCEPAIQEHLVDIQCDDEAKATFRTSGWGSMWVKYAQRYPALWEKTRLLLLAFPTTYLVEQGFSQVLHMQSKYRNRLDLMASGALRLKLTSLQPAVKKLAENHQAQGSH, from the exons atgtgtttttttttttttgtgtcttgttCTTTATTGTGTGAACAAGTGTTTTCAAATGAGGCCATGAAACCCTCACGTCTCAAGGAGCACCTTACGAAGATCCACCCGGACAAGGCAGACAAGGAGCGTCCGTTCTTCCAGGCCCTCAAAGAGAAGCATGGCAGGAGCACCATCAGCAGTCTCTTCGCTAGGAAGACCAGCCAGAATGATAGTGGGCTAGTAGCGTCATATAACATCTCCCTGCTGATGGTGGACAG ACGCAGGATAAATGAAATGGGCGCCGATACAGAGGAGCAGCTGTGTGCCATCCTGCGGGACTCTCCATTCAGCCTTCAGCTGGATGAGACAACCACCTCTGACAACAACGCTCTGCTGATGGCCTATGTCCACTATAAGGCCTCCAACAGTCAGGAGATGGCTGAGgaatttttgttttccaaatatCTGGAAACAGACACCAAGGGCCAGACCATTTTTAATGCGCTTTATACGTATCTACAGGAGAAGTCAATCCCAATCACCAACATCCTCGCATGCGCCACTGATGGTGCCCCCTCCATGGTTGGCAGGTACCGTGGCTTCACCGCTCTGCTGAAGGAGCAGGTCCCGCAGATCCTCACAGTCCACTGTGTCTTGCACCGCCACAACCTTGTGGCCAAATCTAAAAGTCCACCTCTCCACGAGTCTCTCAATGTTGCAGTCAAggcaataaacaaaataaaagcccatgCCCTGAATGACAGACTGTTCCGACAGCTGTGTCAGGAAAATGATGAGACATTTGAGCGTCTTCTTCTCCATACTGATGTCCGCTGGCTCTCAAAAGGAAACTGCCTTGCTCGTTTTTGTGAGCTGTTTGACAGCATCGTGGAGTTCCTGGAGGAGGTTGATGCAGCTCTTGGGGAAAAGGTGTCATCCAGCCGCTGCGACATCATGTACCTCGCAGACTTTTTTGAAAAGATGAACGAAGTCACGCTAAAGCTCCAAGGAAATGGCGTAACTCTGGTCCAGTGCAAGGCGGTCATTCGCAGTCTCACCTCCAGGCTGGATCTGTACAGGCAGAGCATAGGCAGGAGGCAGTTTGCTCATTTCCCGCAGTTGACCAAG GTGTCTGAGGCTCTTACCGATGACCGCCTCCTCATTTACACCGACCACCTGAGGATGGTTAAGGCCGACATGGAGATCCGCTTCAGGGACCTCCTGAACCTCGATGTTCCCGTCTGGGTGGTGCAGCCCTTTCAGGCGGACGTGACCAAATGCGAGCCCGCTATCCAGGAGCATCTTGTCGATATCCAGTGCGACGACGAGGCCAAGGCTACTTTCCGCACCTCTGGCTGGGGCAGCATGTGGGTCAAATATGCCCAGCGTTACCCGGCTCTCTGGGAGAAGACCAGGCTGCTTCTTCTTGCTTTCCCAACAACTTATCTAGTTGAGCAGGGATTCAGCCAGGTCCTCCACATGCAGTCCAAGTACCGCAATCGCTTGGACTTGATGGCCTCAGGCGCACTACGGCTGAAACTAACTTCTCTGCAACCCGCAGTGAAGAAACTGGCAGAGAACCACCAAGCGCAGGGCTCACACTAA